A window of the Sabethes cyaneus chromosome 1, idSabCyanKW18_F2, whole genome shotgun sequence genome harbors these coding sequences:
- the LOC128732943 gene encoding ATP-dependent RNA helicase WM6-like codes for MADNHDLLDYEDEDQTEQVTTKPAEQPKKAVKGTYVSIHSSGFRDFLLKPEILRAIVDCGFEHPSEVQHECIPQAVLGMDILCQAKSGMGKTAVFVLATLQQLEPTESVPYVLALCHTRELAFQISKEYERFSKYMPSIKVAVFFGGLPIQKDEEVLKSTNPHIIVGTPGRVLALIRNKKLNLKHLQHFILDECDKMLEQIDMRRDVQEIFRNTPHAKQVMMFSATLSKEIRPVCKKFMHDPMEVYVDDETKLTLHGLQQHYVKLKENAKNKKLFELLDVLEFNQVVIFVKSVQRCMALAQLLTEQNFPAIGIHRGMVQEERLSRYQQFKDFQKRILVATNLFGRGMDIERVNIVFNYDMPEDSDTYLHRVARAGRFGTKGLAITFASDETDAKILNEVQDRFDVNITELPDQIDLSSYIEGR; via the coding sequence ATGGCTGATAACCATGATCTCTTGGATTACGAGGATGAGGACCAGACCGAGCAGGTTACTACGAAACCGGCTGAGCAGCCAAAAAAAGCTGTAAAAGGAACGTACGTCTCGATTCACAGTTCCGGGTTTAGGGATTTTTTGCTGAAACCCGAAATTCTCCGTGCCATTGTGGATTGTGGTTTCGAGCATCCATCAGAAGTGCAACATGAATGTATCCCACAGGCGGTGCTTGGTATGGATATCCTGTGTCAGGCTAAGTCTGGTATGGGAAAGACGGCTGTCTTTGTCCTGGCAACTTTACAGCAGCTGGAACCAACGGAAAGTGTACCATACGTGCTGGCTTTGTGCCACACTCGTGAGTTGGCCTTCCAAATCAGTAAGGAGTATGAACGCTTTTCCAAGTATATGCCCAGCATTAAGGTAGCCGTGTTCTTCGGTGGGCTGCCCATTCAAAAGGATGAAGAAGTGCTGAAGTCAACCAACCCGCATATCATCGTTGGAACACCGGGCCGTGTCCTTGCATTGATTCGTAACAAGAAGCTGAATTTGAAGCACCTCCAACATTTCATCCTGGATGAGTGCGATAAGATGTTAGAGCAAATAGATATGCGTCGAGATGTACAGGAAATTTTCCGTAATACACCGCACGCTAAACAAGTAATgatgttctccgctacgcttAGCAAAGAGATTCGCCCCGTGTGCAAGAAGTTTATGCATGATCCAATGGAAGTTTATGTTGACGACGAAACCAAATTGACGCTTCATGGATTACAACAGCATTATGTTAAGTTGAAGGAGAACGCAAAGAACAAGAAGCTCTTCGAACTTTTGGATGTATTGGAGTTTAATCAGGTCGTTATCTTCGTAAAATCCGTGCAGCGCTGCATGGCGCTGGCTCAGCTGCTTACGGAGCAAAACTTCCCGGCTATCGGGATTCACCGTGGCATGGTGCAGGAAGAGCGCTTGTCCCGTTACCAGCAATTCAAGGATTTCCAGAAACGTATTCTGGTAGCTACCAACTTGTTTGGACGCGGAATGGATATTGAACGTGTCAACATTGTCTTCAATTATGATATGCCCGAGGATTCCGATACCTACCTGCATCGCGTGGCTCGTGCCGGACGATTCGGTACCAAGGGGCTGGCGATTACATTTGCTTCCGATGAAACAGATGCGAAAATTTTGAACGAAGTACAGGATCGATTCGACGTTAATATTACCGAACTCCCGGATCAAATAGATCTCTCGTCGTACATTGAAGGACGATAA